From a region of the Enterobacter cancerogenus genome:
- a CDS encoding tail fiber assembly protein, giving the protein MDKFTNPTIYRYEHVEVNGIMRTGLYFQDIHGRDWYETLRNWKGAISLDDDRIVIAYEADVSFMGMQEGRDVYEVDPADVPANVLGNYKFSDGVFIDIRPGATEIAEQKKNELMEEADRSIAPLQDAVDIGEATDAEIALLQAWKKYRVLLNRVDTSNAPDIDWPPVPDDN; this is encoded by the coding sequence ATGGACAAATTCACTAATCCAACAATTTACAGATATGAGCACGTAGAAGTTAACGGAATAATGCGCACGGGACTGTATTTTCAGGACATTCATGGGCGCGACTGGTACGAAACACTTCGCAACTGGAAAGGCGCTATATCCTTGGATGATGACAGGATCGTGATTGCTTACGAGGCAGATGTGTCATTTATGGGGATGCAGGAAGGGCGTGATGTATATGAAGTCGATCCCGCAGATGTACCAGCCAATGTATTAGGGAATTACAAGTTTTCTGATGGCGTATTTATTGATATCCGGCCAGGTGCTACCGAAATTGCGGAGCAAAAGAAAAATGAGCTTATGGAGGAAGCGGATAGATCTATTGCTCCGCTTCAGGATGCCGTTGATATTGGTGAGGCTACTGACGCAGAAATAGCGCTGTTACAGGCATGGAAAAAATACCGAGTTTTACTTAATCGTGTTGATACAAGTAACGCGCCGGATATCGATTGGCCACCGGTGCCGGACGATAACTAA
- a CDS encoding GNAT family N-acetyltransferase — protein sequence MLKATLLGWKECSLDVYKQAFAMYGGSVCCHPDVITYLSNKLGKEVKYYCKTQDDVLICASYSIQGGLCLFSGDYPFVYEDIIIPCNPDGKVILPFRTKKMSPKQTGFILNSFSNRLLKNKICHIKQNFSSKTSRKRNGERNRFIKAGGEILNIESLSSKDICDAYLKLFRLRWKDKLRPFPEENLFETIERFRHMLFGAVLTLNDEIIAIDLIFKTEAIDWVYFDDINGGYDPSYSDLSVGSILLWENYNRAKELCQEGNKKLIFSLGKYCEEWEYKKTWCEVLSLRRTIC from the coding sequence ATGTTAAAAGCAACCCTGTTAGGATGGAAAGAATGTAGCTTGGATGTTTATAAACAAGCATTTGCTATGTACGGAGGGAGTGTTTGTTGTCATCCAGATGTAATAACATATCTCAGTAACAAACTTGGCAAGGAAGTAAAGTACTATTGCAAAACTCAGGACGACGTTTTGATATGCGCATCGTACTCTATTCAGGGTGGGTTGTGTTTATTTTCAGGAGATTATCCTTTCGTTTATGAAGACATAATAATTCCTTGTAATCCTGACGGAAAAGTTATCTTGCCTTTTAGAACCAAAAAAATGTCGCCAAAGCAAACAGGATTTATACTTAATTCTTTCAGCAATAGATTACTTAAAAATAAAATATGTCACATTAAACAAAATTTTTCTTCAAAAACATCTCGAAAAAGAAATGGAGAAAGGAATCGATTCATAAAAGCGGGCGGTGAAATTTTAAACATTGAATCCTTGTCTTCAAAAGATATTTGTGATGCATATCTCAAACTCTTCAGGTTAAGATGGAAAGATAAACTCAGACCATTCCCAGAGGAAAATCTGTTTGAAACCATTGAACGATTTCGGCATATGTTGTTTGGTGCGGTGCTGACATTAAATGATGAAATTATAGCCATTGACTTGATTTTCAAAACTGAAGCAATCGATTGGGTATATTTCGATGATATAAATGGTGGCTATGACCCTTCTTATAGTGATTTGAGCGTGGGAAGCATTTTGCTCTGGGAGAATTACAACAGAGCGAAAGAACTTTGTCAGGAGGGAAATAAAAAACTCATCTTCTCTCTTGGGAAATATTGCGAGGAATGGGAATATAAGAAAACATGGTGTGAAGTATTATCTTTGCGCAGAACAATTTGTTAA
- a CDS encoding phage tail protein, which produces MAEKYYSILTNRGKELEAQSSATGKPVIIKDFVVGDGNGQAVKPDPAQTKLAREVYRNAISALQVSPDQANQFIAQLVLAAGVGGFVVREVGLLTDAGELYSVANCAAIEKPENGVSVNLQYRLAVSESANIELKAATGDGLFLRIDKNLSEIAAKGEPAQKSSREAIGVLDATTARKGLVQLSSAIDSTTEALAATPKAVKAAYDLANGKYTAQDATTVKKGIVQLSSATDSTSETLAATPKAVKAVNDELNTVKNTLGTAASKDVQTSKDDITAGRVLVNGGALALRTTLAGAGRPLTDFNDLPANSVSFGYDNATNTPGFTGSVLDYAGSSGKYRVQLAAQYNGNGNRIAFRTRNGDSGGAWNAWGELYHTRNKPTASDVDAVSATNGGTFQKEVGFNGGLWVRSKTGMYSGNDAAGYTSNNMLLKSWYGIGFYCTLTDANQKETGLTGYINTRSGRLEMKEQIIPGNYTNFDARYQAKGNYTPAGQAYTKAESDARYGVMNGFRRGGQQLRNPTDVFFGNWESPAGCVVTGITMENRSDGRKLGVYYRQMQYLNKQTGAWVNVGD; this is translated from the coding sequence ATGGCTGAGAAGTATTACAGCATTCTGACCAACAGGGGCAAGGAGCTGGAGGCGCAGTCCTCTGCGACCGGGAAGCCCGTTATCATTAAAGATTTTGTGGTGGGTGACGGGAACGGCCAGGCCGTAAAACCGGATCCGGCGCAGACGAAACTGGCACGCGAGGTTTATCGTAACGCGATATCAGCGCTGCAGGTTTCCCCGGACCAGGCGAATCAGTTTATTGCTCAGCTGGTGTTAGCGGCAGGAGTGGGCGGGTTCGTGGTGAGGGAAGTCGGACTGCTGACGGATGCAGGGGAACTGTATTCCGTTGCGAACTGTGCCGCGATTGAAAAGCCGGAGAACGGTGTCAGCGTGAATCTGCAGTACCGCCTTGCGGTATCGGAGTCAGCGAACATTGAGCTTAAAGCCGCTACCGGCGATGGCCTGTTTCTGCGCATCGATAAGAATCTTTCTGAGATAGCGGCGAAAGGGGAACCCGCCCAGAAAAGTTCGCGTGAAGCCATTGGCGTTCTGGATGCTACGACTGCGCGTAAAGGTCTGGTCCAGCTCAGTAGCGCAATTGACAGTACGACTGAGGCGCTGGCTGCCACACCTAAAGCGGTCAAGGCGGCATACGACCTTGCGAACGGCAAATATACAGCTCAGGATGCCACCACGGTGAAAAAGGGTATCGTCCAACTCAGTAGCGCGACCGACAGCACATCTGAGACGCTGGCGGCTACCCCAAAGGCGGTTAAAGCGGTTAACGATGAACTGAACACGGTTAAAAACACTCTCGGTACAGCGGCATCAAAAGATGTGCAGACATCCAAAGATGATATTACTGCTGGACGTGTTCTGGTTAATGGCGGCGCTTTGGCTTTGAGGACAACGCTGGCAGGTGCCGGGAGGCCTCTTACTGATTTTAATGACCTCCCTGCAAATTCCGTGAGTTTTGGCTATGACAACGCAACTAACACCCCCGGCTTCACTGGCTCAGTTCTTGATTACGCTGGTTCTAGCGGTAAATATCGGGTGCAATTGGCAGCGCAGTATAACGGCAACGGAAACCGGATTGCATTTCGCACGCGCAACGGCGATTCCGGTGGCGCATGGAATGCGTGGGGAGAGCTATACCACACACGAAATAAACCGACTGCCAGTGATGTTGATGCGGTTTCCGCAACAAATGGTGGCACCTTTCAGAAAGAGGTTGGTTTTAATGGTGGTCTTTGGGTCAGGTCAAAGACAGGTATGTATAGCGGTAATGATGCCGCAGGTTACACTAGTAACAACATGCTACTGAAATCGTGGTACGGGATCGGTTTTTACTGCACGCTGACCGATGCAAATCAAAAGGAAACCGGACTAACCGGATACATCAATACGCGTAGCGGTCGTCTGGAAATGAAAGAGCAGATCATCCCCGGTAACTACACCAACTTCGACGCCCGCTATCAGGCAAAAGGCAACTACACTCCTGCAGGACAGGCATACACGAAAGCTGAGAGTGACGCCCGCTATGGCGTTATGAACGGGTTCCGCCGTGGAGGTCAACAACTACGAAATCCTACTGATGTCTTCTTTGGTAATTGGGAGTCCCCTGCTGGTTGCGTCGTTACAGGCATAACAATGGAAAACAGAAGCGACGGACGAAAGCTAGGGGTTTATTACCGTCAAATGCAGTATCTCAACAAGCAAACTGGCGCCTGGGTAAACGTAGGAGATTAA